A single window of Flavobacterium sp. 140616W15 DNA harbors:
- a CDS encoding restriction endonuclease subunit S has translation MKTSCKLTEIVNIRSGMVVSKTANNDETLLSDAYVRMIGTSDFDDDGFLRHDLEPNVLFKTSIEKNFLQYGEVVFNAKGRRFFASLFKNEYDHTIASATFLVLTLNSEAVLPEFLVWYLNHTETLKVFDSKMVTQVMPSITKQELGDLEIIIPTFETQKQIVALDLLKKQHIKLQKELITLEENYINAITYKKLKNE, from the coding sequence ATGAAAACATCTTGTAAATTAACAGAAATTGTGAATATCCGGTCAGGAATGGTAGTCTCTAAAACAGCTAATAACGACGAAACGCTCCTGTCAGATGCATACGTGAGAATGATTGGTACTTCGGATTTTGATGATGATGGTTTTTTAAGACATGATCTTGAACCCAATGTTTTGTTCAAAACGTCTATAGAAAAAAACTTCTTGCAGTACGGAGAGGTAGTATTTAATGCTAAGGGCAGACGGTTTTTTGCTAGTTTATTCAAAAACGAATATGATCACACCATTGCAAGTGCTACTTTTCTAGTTTTAACTTTAAATAGTGAAGCTGTTTTACCTGAATTCCTAGTATGGTACCTGAATCATACAGAAACCTTAAAAGTGTTTGATTCTAAAATGGTGACTCAGGTAATGCCTTCGATTACTAAACAAGAATTAGGAGACTTGGAAATTATTATTCCTACTTTTGAAACGCAAAAACAAATTGTAGCATTAGACCTCCTTAAAAAACAACATATAAAACTTCAAAAAGAATTAATCACCTTAGAAGAAAATTACATCAACGCAATAACATATAAAAAACTTAAAAATGAGTAA
- a CDS encoding nucleotidyltransferase yields MKNNMKKYTEQEYKKDELLAIIAANLELDATRKQQMESAYRAVNTVLSKDEDFFKDLTINVYAQGSLLIGTTIKPLPGKEFDLDIVLHIESSYLNHTPAEIYDELYRVLSNHDTYKTLLKKKNRCVRIDYNSDFHMDILPGCMISLNNNRLMIPEDNRRISWSRTHPKGYGEWFKEIAERNKSSFLLQERYNLMLEAKIETEDLPLDIYLKTPLQRTVQIVKRYRDLYYQNRDTSKEPAVSSIVLTTLLAQCHEGNFSIQEALKNAVLKLKKLANDYKFRKIKFAVYNPVDNHEDADKRENFTDSWEDKHYESFVGFVEDFDKKLNAFIGADTNENNYKDLFGNGYYKENVQRLVELEERLKGKPMLTNLLAGAAYTDSNGHINGSTGVKNATHRFYAQS; encoded by the coding sequence ATGAAAAATAATATGAAAAAATATACTGAACAAGAATATAAAAAAGATGAGCTTTTAGCTATCATAGCAGCAAACCTTGAGTTAGATGCAACTCGAAAACAACAAATGGAATCTGCATACAGGGCTGTAAATACTGTACTGTCAAAGGATGAAGATTTTTTTAAAGACCTCACAATTAATGTATATGCACAAGGCTCTTTATTAATAGGTACCACGATTAAACCCCTTCCGGGCAAAGAATTTGATTTAGATATTGTTCTTCACATTGAGAGCTCATATTTAAACCACACACCTGCAGAGATTTATGATGAATTATATCGTGTATTAAGTAATCATGATACATATAAAACACTCTTAAAGAAAAAAAATCGTTGTGTACGCATTGATTACAATAGCGATTTTCATATGGATATTTTGCCAGGATGCATGATTTCTTTAAACAACAATAGATTAATGATTCCTGAGGATAACCGTAGAATTTCTTGGTCACGTACCCATCCTAAAGGATATGGTGAATGGTTTAAAGAAATTGCGGAAAGAAACAAATCTAGTTTCTTACTTCAGGAACGATATAATTTAATGTTGGAAGCGAAAATAGAAACAGAGGATTTACCTTTGGATATCTATTTGAAAACTCCTCTACAGCGTACTGTTCAAATTGTAAAGCGATACCGTGATTTATATTATCAAAACAGAGATACTTCAAAAGAACCTGCAGTATCAAGTATTGTTTTGACCACTTTATTGGCACAATGTCATGAAGGTAATTTTTCAATTCAGGAGGCTTTAAAAAATGCAGTGCTTAAGTTGAAAAAATTAGCGAATGATTATAAATTTAGAAAAATAAAATTTGCAGTTTATAATCCGGTAGATAATCATGAAGATGCGGACAAAAGAGAAAATTTTACCGATTCTTGGGAGGATAAACATTATGAAAGTTTTGTAGGTTTTGTTGAAGATTTTGATAAAAAACTAAATGCTTTTATTGGCGCTGATACTAATGAAAATAATTACAAGGACTTGTTTGGTAATGGCTATTACAAAGAAAATGTACAAAGGTTAGTTGAGTTAGAAGAAAGATTAAAAGGAAAACCTATGTTAACGAATTTGCTAGCAGGTGCAGCTTATACAGATTCGAATGGCCATATTAACGGTTCTACAGGAGTTAAAAATGCTACACATAGATTTTATGCTCAGTCCTAA
- a CDS encoding restriction endonuclease subunit S, whose product MAEKQIIKSSFYGAIPLDWNSLTFQDCISGFSSGSTPSRLIPQYFNGNINWITSGELNYNVINITKERVTSQAIKNSNLKILDSGTFLIAITGLEAEKVRGACGIVGQKSVSNQSCMALYPNKHLLDKMYLFYFYAFNGDKLAFRYCQGTKQQSYNAKLVKILPIIFPPLPEQKEIANCLSTWDKAIENQITLIKAKEILKKAIMKELLTGKKRLPGFNEDWKEFKYSQLIKQVTRKEQWDDSKIYKLISIKRRSGGVFARQRLFGHQIEVKQLVKVKENDFLISKMQIVHGASSIVRKEFEDYYVSGSYVILNIKDEKVLTPFYLDYVSKQKSFYHQTYIASYGVHIEKMTFDFKSFLKMKITLPSLLEQEKITKIIDIAQKEIQIEKQKLADLQKQKKGLMQQLLTGKVRLV is encoded by the coding sequence ATGGCAGAAAAACAAATTATAAAAAGTAGCTTTTATGGTGCTATTCCATTGGATTGGAATTCTTTAACATTTCAGGATTGCATTTCAGGATTTAGCTCAGGAAGTACACCTAGTCGCTTAATTCCTCAGTATTTTAATGGAAACATAAATTGGATAACAAGTGGTGAATTGAACTATAATGTGATAAATATAACAAAGGAAAGAGTTACTTCACAGGCAATTAAAAATAGTAATTTAAAGATTTTAGATTCGGGAACATTTTTAATAGCTATTACTGGCTTAGAGGCCGAAAAGGTGAGAGGTGCATGTGGAATCGTTGGACAAAAATCTGTTTCTAATCAGTCATGTATGGCACTTTATCCAAATAAGCATTTACTTGACAAAATGTATTTATTTTACTTCTATGCCTTTAATGGTGATAAGTTAGCCTTCAGATACTGTCAAGGAACTAAACAACAAAGTTATAATGCAAAATTAGTTAAAATATTACCTATTATTTTCCCTCCCCTTCCTGAACAAAAAGAAATAGCTAACTGTCTTTCTACTTGGGATAAAGCGATAGAAAATCAAATAACGTTAATTAAAGCAAAAGAAATTCTTAAAAAGGCAATAATGAAAGAGTTGCTTACAGGTAAAAAAAGATTGCCTGGGTTTAATGAAGATTGGAAAGAGTTTAAGTATTCTCAACTTATCAAGCAAGTTACAAGAAAAGAACAATGGGATGATTCAAAGATTTACAAACTTATAAGTATTAAAAGAAGATCAGGTGGTGTTTTCGCTAGACAAAGATTATTTGGACATCAAATCGAGGTTAAACAATTGGTTAAAGTAAAAGAAAATGATTTTTTAATATCGAAAATGCAAATTGTTCATGGGGCATCATCAATCGTAAGGAAAGAGTTTGAAGATTATTATGTGTCTGGTTCTTATGTGATATTAAATATTAAAGACGAAAAAGTTTTAACTCCGTTTTATTTGGATTATGTGTCAAAACAAAAATCATTTTACCACCAAACATACATTGCAAGTTACGGTGTACATATCGAAAAGATGACTTTTGATTTTAAATCATTCTTAAAAATGAAAATTACTTTGCCATCACTTCTTGAACAAGAAAAGATAACAAAGATCATTGATATAGCACAAAAAGAGATCCAAATAGAAAAACAAAAATTAGCTGATTTACAAAAACAGAAAAAAGGCTTGATGCAACAATTGTTAACAGGTAAAGTAAGATTGGTTTAA
- a CDS encoding type I restriction-modification system subunit M, protein MSNKVSQKDINNIVWKACDTFRGAIDPSQYKDYILTMLFLKYVTDVYNEKKEEYTIKYDGNEERVKRALERERFVVPDESSFDYLYENRSNPKIGEKINHALAELEEANREKLGGHDGSNIFRNIDFNSSNLGDEKGKVARLRNLLNDFKPLNLSSSHLENNDVIGGAYEFLISNFASDSGKKAGEFFTPAEVSTLLAKLTKSQPGSRIYDPTCGSGSLLIKAGRQVGDNNFSLYGQEANGSTWALAVMNMYLHGYDSAIIRWGDTLRNPKHKEGDALMLFDTVVANPPFSLDKWGAEDLATDKYNRFWRGLPPKSKGDWAFITHMLESLNTSGKAGVVVPHGVLFRGAAEGKIRTKTLEEDLIEAVIGLPSNLFFGTGIPAAIIIFNKQKLNKQKVLFIDASKNFNSGKNQNILGENHIQHIVEVYTLFHDQLMDKGVIEDKFAYIAELAEITENDFNLNIPRYVDTYEEEPEIDLTATQILITELEKELAAVKEEMKKYLNFF, encoded by the coding sequence ATGAGTAATAAAGTTAGTCAAAAAGACATCAACAATATCGTTTGGAAGGCCTGTGATACTTTCCGTGGAGCCATAGATCCGTCCCAATACAAAGATTATATTTTAACTATGTTGTTTTTAAAATATGTTACAGATGTGTACAATGAGAAAAAAGAAGAATATACTATAAAATATGATGGCAATGAAGAGCGTGTGAAAAGAGCATTAGAGCGTGAACGTTTTGTAGTTCCAGATGAATCGAGTTTTGATTATTTATACGAAAACCGTAGCAATCCTAAGATCGGCGAAAAGATCAACCATGCTTTGGCAGAGTTAGAAGAAGCTAATAGGGAAAAACTTGGCGGACATGATGGATCTAATATTTTTAGAAATATCGATTTCAATAGCTCAAATTTGGGCGATGAAAAAGGAAAAGTAGCTAGATTACGTAATTTGCTAAATGATTTTAAACCTCTAAACCTTTCGTCTTCTCATCTTGAAAATAACGATGTTATTGGTGGTGCATACGAATTTTTAATTTCCAATTTTGCTTCCGATTCAGGTAAAAAAGCAGGAGAGTTTTTTACCCCAGCTGAGGTATCAACATTATTAGCCAAATTAACAAAATCACAACCAGGTTCTCGTATATACGATCCTACATGCGGGTCTGGATCACTTTTAATTAAAGCAGGGCGTCAAGTAGGTGATAATAATTTTTCACTCTATGGACAAGAAGCAAATGGTAGCACTTGGGCATTAGCTGTAATGAACATGTATTTACATGGTTACGACAGTGCTATTATTCGTTGGGGCGATACTCTTAGAAACCCGAAACATAAAGAGGGAGATGCACTTATGTTATTTGATACCGTAGTAGCCAATCCTCCTTTTTCTTTAGACAAATGGGGAGCAGAAGATTTAGCAACCGATAAATACAACCGTTTTTGGAGAGGGTTGCCTCCTAAATCCAAAGGAGACTGGGCTTTTATCACTCACATGTTAGAGTCTCTGAATACTTCTGGTAAAGCCGGTGTAGTGGTACCACATGGAGTATTGTTTAGAGGTGCTGCCGAAGGAAAAATTCGTACGAAAACCTTAGAAGAAGACTTAATTGAAGCCGTAATAGGCTTGCCTTCTAATTTATTCTTTGGTACAGGTATTCCTGCAGCGATCATAATTTTTAATAAGCAGAAACTAAATAAACAAAAAGTTCTGTTTATAGATGCCAGTAAGAATTTTAATTCAGGCAAAAACCAAAATATTTTAGGCGAAAATCATATCCAACATATTGTAGAGGTTTATACATTGTTTCACGATCAACTGATGGACAAAGGTGTGATTGAAGATAAATTTGCCTACATAGCAGAGTTGGCTGAAATAACAGAAAATGATTTTAACCTAAATATTCCTCGCTATGTAGACACATACGAAGAGGAGCCAGAAATTGATTTAACAGCGACCCAAATTCTTATTACAGAACTAGAAAAAGAACTAGCAGCTGTAAAAGAAGAAATGAAAAAATACCTTAATTTCTTTTAA
- a CDS encoding M48 family metallopeptidase: MNEQIVFGRHHIDFELKYANRKSLGIKVQPDTTVIITAPTDTPIDKIKTFVSKKAMWILKKKSYFLSMDTINIDLTIKSGYSVIYLGRQYKLVVEQDLKDDVRYKGNLFHISVKKKENAQKLFENWLHQRAIFKITEIAKPIIKKFSLKYEAPIDIYFQEMPTRWGSCTIKNKLIFNPKLIHTPKRCVEYVVMHELCHIVYKHHNPDFFNLLTTMMPDWEKRKEKLDTFA, encoded by the coding sequence ATGAATGAGCAAATTGTTTTCGGGAGACATCATATCGATTTCGAATTAAAGTATGCTAATCGAAAATCTTTAGGGATTAAGGTACAACCAGATACCACGGTTATAATTACAGCTCCTACAGACACACCTATAGATAAAATTAAGACATTTGTATCTAAAAAAGCAATGTGGATTTTAAAAAAGAAATCCTACTTTCTTAGTATGGATACTATTAATATTGATTTAACAATTAAGTCAGGATACTCGGTAATTTATTTAGGTAGGCAATATAAATTAGTAGTTGAACAAGATCTAAAAGATGATGTAAGATATAAAGGAAATTTATTTCATATTTCAGTCAAAAAAAAAGAAAATGCACAAAAACTGTTTGAAAATTGGTTACACCAAAGAGCTATTTTTAAAATTACCGAAATTGCAAAACCTATAATTAAAAAGTTCTCTTTAAAATATGAAGCACCAATTGATATCTACTTTCAGGAAATGCCTACTCGTTGGGGCAGTTGTACTATTAAAAACAAGCTTATTTTCAATCCCAAATTAATACATACGCCGAAACGTTGCGTTGAATATGTGGTTATGCATGAATTATGTCATATAGTTTACAAACATCATAATCCAGATTTTTTTAATTTATTGACTACAATGATGCCGGACTGGGAAAAAAGAAAAGAAAAGTTAGATACTTTTGCTTAA
- a CDS encoding HU-CCDC81 and SPOR domain-containing protein, giving the protein MANTILAVLGMAAGKVIVKKATESLLDNKNYLYTYLQSNFTKIKHEDVRFSISYLIRIKIPGTSKFLLVRGHRIKDQLQPVGGVYKKMNSFSEFEKWGYKEDCSSKGIKSDDVSQNDLRFRVKGKYTLDVIKWFESRKNRETTYEREFNEELINDLGFDPNIFYTKSFREVQKVMKVFGYSPHHQCYEVLIYDIVEFLPNSEQEVELKKLLENPRKLNDDFMIVDISEIEKQLVMENEEQIAKIGAHVKYLINEK; this is encoded by the coding sequence ATGGCAAACACAATTTTAGCAGTTTTAGGTATGGCTGCAGGTAAGGTTATTGTAAAAAAAGCAACAGAGTCGTTGCTAGATAACAAAAATTATTTATATACCTATTTACAATCCAATTTTACAAAAATCAAACATGAAGATGTTAGGTTTTCAATAAGTTATTTAATCAGGATTAAGATTCCCGGTACTTCAAAATTTTTATTAGTTCGTGGTCATCGTATCAAAGACCAACTTCAACCTGTTGGAGGTGTTTACAAAAAAATGAACAGCTTTTCAGAATTTGAGAAATGGGGATATAAAGAAGACTGTTCTTCGAAAGGAATAAAATCTGATGATGTGAGCCAGAATGACCTACGCTTTAGAGTCAAAGGTAAATATACTTTGGATGTTATCAAATGGTTTGAATCAAGAAAAAACCGTGAAACCACCTATGAACGCGAGTTTAATGAAGAACTTATTAATGACCTTGGATTTGATCCAAACATCTTTTACACTAAATCTTTTAGAGAAGTACAAAAAGTGATGAAGGTATTTGGTTATAGTCCCCATCATCAGTGTTATGAAGTATTGATTTATGACATTGTAGAGTTTCTTCCAAATTCAGAGCAAGAAGTAGAGTTAAAAAAACTACTAGAAAATCCTCGCAAATTGAATGATGACTTTATGATAGTTGACATCAGCGAAATCGAAAAACAGTTAGTAATGGAAAATGAAGAGCAAATTGCTAAAATTGGAGCACATGTTAAATACCTAATCAATGAAAAATAA
- a CDS encoding type I restriction endonuclease subunit R — translation MAFTENNISQIPALKLLINLGYKYLSSEEALAFRDGRLSNVILTDILRERLIYINEIKLGNKKVKFEPSNIERAIQKLQDIPLMEGLVHASNYIYNLLLYGQALEQSIDGDKKSHTIQYIDWEKLDNNYFHVAEEFSVMRTGRKDSYRPDIVLFVNGIPLVIIECKSSTIKEPIKQAISQHIRNQQENGIQNLYCYSQILMATSLIQARYATTNTKEEFWAVWKEKDISFSENIENLVNQPLDKETEYKLFETSDNRSKYDYKAYKEKYDLYVAPSQQDILIYGILSQQRLLPFIKDFVLFEAGIIKKVARFQQFFSINKIIDRIKPIRNGKRKGGVIWHTQGSGKSLTMAMLARKIKDTIRNPQIILVTDRIDLDRQITATLRKVEVDVINATSGKQLVSLLRGNGDFVITTIINKFDAAVKSLSENQLESPNIFVLIDEGHRTQHGVFNVNMERVLPNACFIVFTGTPLMKRQKNTANKFGGIIDEYSIKEAVEDGAIVPILYEGRLAIQDVNKTALDKGVERVMENLEDYHKVDLKKKMSQAGLISKTDQNIFQTALDISIHFQSNWGKDNTGEHSGFRGMVVCPDKLTAVKYKKAFDLIAKVTTEVIMSAPDTRENNEDVHSSEAPEVNQYYELLKTKYGQDIDKMIIQQYEYGENIELLIVIDKLLTGFDVPQTIVMYLCRKLREHTLLQAIARVNRVYPGKEFGYIIDYAGVMEELQEAIETYSNDSDGFDPKDLQGTMKNIGEEIDKLPRAYADVIEIFKPIKNKHNIDEYVSFLADDALREEFYNKFSVFARILKIALATVEFHDNTSIAEIQQYKNELKKFADIRVAANSTYLDTVSFSQYEKQLQKLLDQHVITEEVIRLVDPIDILDSKSFEEEVEKLIGPRAKAEKIAAATSKYLSINIDSDPILFKKLSELIKQTIIDMRANRLSELDALKKLKNLKDQALKGATNDLPEIIKDKRRKVAIFHLLKEEIELKDRETEITLMFDEILSNCEIVDWHKRVDIINKIELEFGDYLMDVIDLSLEKADELTKKAIEIAIANKE, via the coding sequence ATGGCATTTACAGAGAACAATATATCACAAATACCAGCACTTAAATTACTAATTAATTTAGGATACAAATATCTTTCCTCAGAGGAAGCATTAGCATTTCGTGACGGTAGATTAAGTAATGTCATTTTAACAGATATACTTAGGGAACGTTTAATTTATATAAATGAAATTAAGCTAGGAAATAAAAAAGTTAAGTTCGAACCTTCTAATATTGAAAGGGCAATACAAAAGTTACAAGATATTCCTCTAATGGAAGGCTTGGTTCATGCAAGTAATTATATTTATAACTTGTTACTATATGGACAAGCTCTAGAACAATCAATTGATGGGGATAAAAAGAGTCATACTATTCAATACATCGATTGGGAGAAACTGGACAATAATTATTTTCATGTAGCCGAAGAGTTTTCAGTAATGCGAACGGGGCGAAAAGACAGCTATAGGCCTGATATTGTATTATTTGTAAATGGTATACCTTTGGTAATTATAGAATGTAAAAGCTCAACAATTAAAGAGCCTATTAAACAAGCTATCTCGCAACATATTAGAAATCAACAAGAAAACGGCATTCAAAATCTGTACTGTTACAGTCAGATTCTAATGGCAACTTCATTAATACAGGCAAGATATGCCACTACCAATACAAAAGAAGAATTTTGGGCTGTTTGGAAAGAAAAGGATATTTCATTTAGCGAAAACATTGAGAATCTTGTAAATCAACCATTAGATAAGGAAACTGAATATAAATTATTTGAGACCTCAGATAATAGAAGCAAATATGATTATAAAGCTTATAAAGAAAAATATGATCTTTATGTAGCACCTTCACAACAGGACATATTAATTTATGGTATTCTAAGCCAGCAACGCTTACTGCCGTTTATTAAAGATTTTGTTTTATTTGAAGCTGGTATAATTAAAAAAGTAGCTCGTTTTCAGCAATTCTTTTCTATAAATAAAATTATTGATCGTATAAAGCCCATTCGAAATGGAAAAAGAAAGGGTGGCGTAATTTGGCATACACAAGGAAGTGGTAAGTCATTAACCATGGCTATGCTTGCTCGAAAAATTAAAGATACAATTAGAAATCCACAGATTATTTTAGTAACCGATAGAATTGACTTAGACAGACAAATTACAGCGACCTTACGAAAAGTAGAAGTTGATGTCATTAATGCTACATCGGGAAAACAATTAGTAAGTCTTTTAAGAGGTAATGGCGATTTCGTAATTACAACCATTATAAATAAGTTTGATGCTGCTGTTAAAAGTTTATCAGAAAATCAATTAGAGAGCCCAAATATTTTTGTCCTTATTGATGAAGGACATAGAACACAACATGGGGTTTTCAATGTGAACATGGAAAGAGTTTTACCTAACGCTTGTTTCATAGTATTTACTGGGACACCTTTAATGAAAAGACAAAAAAATACTGCTAATAAATTTGGAGGAATTATTGACGAATATTCTATAAAAGAAGCTGTTGAGGATGGTGCCATTGTACCTATTTTGTATGAAGGGAGGTTAGCAATACAAGATGTAAATAAAACAGCATTAGATAAAGGTGTTGAAAGGGTCATGGAAAATTTAGAAGACTATCATAAAGTGGACCTCAAAAAGAAAATGAGTCAAGCTGGTTTAATTTCTAAAACAGACCAAAATATTTTTCAAACTGCATTGGACATTAGTATACATTTTCAAAGCAATTGGGGAAAAGATAATACTGGGGAGCATTCTGGTTTTAGAGGCATGGTGGTTTGTCCTGATAAATTAACTGCTGTGAAATACAAAAAAGCGTTTGATTTAATTGCTAAAGTAACCACTGAAGTCATCATGTCTGCTCCCGATACAAGAGAAAACAATGAAGATGTTCACAGTTCCGAAGCACCTGAAGTAAATCAATATTACGAATTGCTTAAAACAAAGTATGGTCAGGATATAGATAAAATGATTATTCAGCAATATGAATATGGGGAAAATATAGAATTACTAATTGTTATAGATAAGTTACTTACCGGATTTGATGTCCCACAAACTATTGTAATGTATTTATGTCGTAAACTACGCGAGCACACCTTACTACAGGCCATTGCAAGGGTAAATAGAGTTTATCCCGGAAAAGAGTTTGGATATATCATAGATTATGCTGGAGTAATGGAAGAATTGCAAGAAGCTATTGAAACGTATTCCAATGATAGCGATGGTTTTGATCCTAAAGATTTACAGGGTACAATGAAAAATATCGGAGAAGAAATTGATAAGCTGCCTCGTGCTTATGCTGATGTCATTGAAATCTTCAAACCTATAAAAAACAAACATAATATTGATGAATATGTTTCATTTTTAGCGGATGATGCTTTACGAGAAGAGTTCTATAATAAATTCAGTGTTTTTGCACGTATTCTAAAAATAGCGTTAGCAACAGTTGAATTTCACGATAATACTTCTATTGCTGAAATACAACAATATAAAAATGAGCTTAAAAAATTTGCAGATATTAGAGTTGCAGCTAATAGTACTTATTTAGATACAGTAAGTTTTTCTCAATATGAAAAACAACTTCAAAAATTACTAGATCAACATGTAATTACGGAAGAAGTTATAAGACTTGTTGATCCAATTGATATTTTAGATTCAAAATCTTTTGAAGAAGAAGTCGAAAAATTAATTGGCCCTAGAGCCAAAGCCGAAAAAATTGCAGCAGCTACCTCCAAATATCTTTCCATAAATATTGATTCTGATCCCATTTTATTCAAAAAACTATCAGAATTAATTAAACAAACTATTATTGATATGAGAGCTAATCGTCTTTCTGAATTGGATGCCTTAAAAAAGCTAAAAAATTTGAAAGATCAAGCATTAAAAGGAGCAACAAATGATCTGCCTGAAATAATTAAAGACAAACGTAGAAAAGTAGCTATTTTTCACTTGCTAAAAGAAGAGATAGAATTGAAAGATAGAGAGACAGAAATAACGTTGATGTTTGATGAAATACTATCTAATTGTGAAATAGTTGATTGGCATAAACGTGTAGATATCATCAATAAAATTGAATTAGAATTTGGGGATTATTTAATGGATGTAATAGATTTATCTTTAGAAAAAGCGGATGAATTAACAAAAAAAGCAATTGAAATCGCTATTGCAAATAAAGAGTAA
- a CDS encoding DUF2971 domain-containing protein, whose protein sequence is MESRYQKLVRKMVIDDQLPQFVYRMRSVNRYLFDTLINGEMWFPNPMDFNDPFDCDINMTFNDSQHSSIQHYYDTYLKKKFSQKELEGIETAKISNLDFGILLNKVAKRVAHQKGIACFMSNCDNLLMWAHYADSHKGICLKFDILEDVEFFTPAKRVIYANEYPQYNYLQDKNDFVNQMFFTKSDEWKYEGEIRVLKSKKDNYKFNKICLKEMIFGCNISENDKKTLMKIMRQYYPDTKLKQAVKNEYKFQLNFEDIE, encoded by the coding sequence ATGGAAAGTAGATACCAAAAACTTGTTCGTAAAATGGTTATTGATGACCAATTGCCTCAGTTTGTATATAGAATGAGGTCTGTAAATCGATATTTATTCGATACATTAATAAATGGAGAAATGTGGTTTCCAAATCCTATGGATTTTAATGATCCTTTTGATTGTGATATAAATATGACTTTCAATGATTCACAACACTCTTCCATTCAACATTATTATGATACTTACCTCAAAAAGAAATTTTCACAAAAAGAATTAGAAGGAATAGAAACGGCTAAGATTTCTAATCTTGATTTTGGAATCTTACTTAACAAAGTTGCTAAAAGAGTAGCTCATCAAAAAGGTATTGCTTGCTTTATGTCCAACTGCGACAATTTATTGATGTGGGCACATTATGCAGATTCTCATAAAGGAATATGTTTAAAATTTGACATATTGGAGGACGTCGAATTTTTTACTCCAGCAAAGAGAGTTATTTATGCCAATGAATATCCACAATACAATTACTTGCAAGATAAAAATGATTTTGTGAATCAAATGTTTTTCACAAAATCTGACGAGTGGAAGTATGAAGGTGAAATTAGAGTTCTTAAAAGTAAAAAAGACAATTATAAATTCAACAAAATTTGTCTTAAAGAAATGATTTTTGGATGTAATATTTCCGAAAATGACAAGAAGACTTTGATGAAAATTATGCGCCAATATTATCCAGATACTAAATTAAAACAAGCCGTAAAAAACGAATATAAGTTTCAATTAAATTTTGAAGACATTGAATAA